A window from Dama dama isolate Ldn47 chromosome 11, ASM3311817v1, whole genome shotgun sequence encodes these proteins:
- the CALM2 gene encoding calmodulin-2 isoform X2 — MADQLTEEQIAEFKEAFSLFDKDGDGTITTKELGTVMRSLGQNPTEAELQDMINEVDADGNGTIDFPEFLTMMARKMKDTDSEEEIREAFRVFDKDGNGYISAAELRHVMTNLGEKLTDEEVDEMIREADIDGDGQVNYEEFVQMMTAK, encoded by the exons ATG gcTGACCAACTGACTGAAGAGCAGATTGCGG aATTCAAAGAAGCTTTTTCACTATTTGACAAGGATGGTGATGGAACTATAACAACAAAGGAATTGGGAACTGTAATGAGGTCTCTTGGGCAGAATCCCACAGAAGCAGAGTTACAGGACATGATTAATGAAGTAGATGCTGATG GTAATGGCACAATTGACTTCCCGGAATTTCTGACAATGAtggcaagaaaaatgaaagacacagacagtgaagaagaaattAGAGAAGCATTCCGTGTGTTTGATAAG GATGGTAATGGCTATATTAGTGCAGCAGAGCTCCGCCATGTGATGACAAACCTTGGAGAGAAGTTAACAGATGAAGAGGTTGATGAAATGATCAGGGAAGCAGATATTGATGGTGATGGTCAAGTAAACTATGAAG agtttGTACAAATGATGACAGCAAAGTGA
- the CALM2 gene encoding calmodulin-2 isoform X1: MSTDEGHMRNREPCYSADQLTEEQIAEFKEAFSLFDKDGDGTITTKELGTVMRSLGQNPTEAELQDMINEVDADGNGTIDFPEFLTMMARKMKDTDSEEEIREAFRVFDKDGNGYISAAELRHVMTNLGEKLTDEEVDEMIREADIDGDGQVNYEEFVQMMTAK; encoded by the exons ATGTCCACAGATGAAGGCCACATGAGGAACAGGGAACCTTGTTATTCT gcTGACCAACTGACTGAAGAGCAGATTGCGG aATTCAAAGAAGCTTTTTCACTATTTGACAAGGATGGTGATGGAACTATAACAACAAAGGAATTGGGAACTGTAATGAGGTCTCTTGGGCAGAATCCCACAGAAGCAGAGTTACAGGACATGATTAATGAAGTAGATGCTGATG GTAATGGCACAATTGACTTCCCGGAATTTCTGACAATGAtggcaagaaaaatgaaagacacagacagtgaagaagaaattAGAGAAGCATTCCGTGTGTTTGATAAG GATGGTAATGGCTATATTAGTGCAGCAGAGCTCCGCCATGTGATGACAAACCTTGGAGAGAAGTTAACAGATGAAGAGGTTGATGAAATGATCAGGGAAGCAGATATTGATGGTGATGGTCAAGTAAACTATGAAG agtttGTACAAATGATGACAGCAAAGTGA